A window of Pseudomonas monteilii contains these coding sequences:
- a CDS encoding transposase, whose protein sequence is MTKKYRQFDAAFKLEVCRLIVDQGQSVNSVCMDLSLSDTAVRRWVQQYKAEQLGGPGIGKPLTSEQQRIRQLEQQVRELKMDNDILKKATAFFARELK, encoded by the coding sequence ATGACCAAGAAATACAGACAATTCGATGCTGCGTTCAAGCTGGAGGTTTGCCGGCTGATCGTCGACCAGGGCCAGAGTGTGAACTCGGTGTGCATGGATCTGAGCCTGAGCGACACGGCCGTGCGCCGCTGGGTTCAGCAGTACAAGGCCGAGCAGCTGGGTGGTCCGGGCATCGGCAAGCCGCTTACCAGTGAGCAGCAGCGGATTCGCCAGCTGGAGCAGCAGGTTCGCGAGTTGAAGATGGACAACGACATCTTAAAAAAAGCTACGGCCTTCTTTGCCCGCGAATTGAAGTGA
- a CDS encoding integrase: protein MIHQLVHQLQRKAYPVARVCRVLRISRSRFYEARQQQARPRPACPITARLKATFESTERCYGSRRLLGALRNEGMVIGRFKVRSLMKQQGLRPVWKRKFVHTTNSKHSYPVAPNLLNRQFTPAGVNQSWVADITYIRTRSGWLYLAVVMDLFSRKIVGWAMAPHMRADLVCNALQLAIAQRQPPPGLIAHSDRGSQYAGVAYQSLLARHGMHCSMSRKGNCWDNAVMERFFLNLKMERVWRKDYANHGEAIKDITDYIMRFYNRTRLHSTLGYLAPNQYELKAA from the coding sequence GTGATCCACCAGCTGGTTCACCAATTGCAACGCAAGGCCTACCCGGTGGCACGTGTCTGCCGGGTACTGCGGATCAGTCGCTCGAGGTTCTACGAAGCCCGTCAGCAACAAGCCAGACCGCGTCCGGCCTGTCCGATCACTGCCCGGCTCAAGGCCACCTTCGAATCCACGGAGCGCTGCTACGGAAGCCGCCGCCTGCTCGGCGCACTGCGCAATGAGGGCATGGTCATCGGTCGCTTCAAGGTCCGCAGCCTCATGAAACAACAGGGCTTACGCCCAGTCTGGAAACGCAAGTTTGTTCATACTACCAACAGCAAGCACAGTTACCCGGTCGCCCCAAACCTGCTCAACCGCCAGTTCACGCCAGCAGGGGTCAATCAGTCTTGGGTAGCTGACATCACGTACATCCGTACCCGCAGCGGCTGGCTGTACCTGGCCGTGGTCATGGACTTGTTCTCGCGCAAGATCGTGGGTTGGGCGATGGCGCCGCACATGCGTGCCGACCTGGTATGCAATGCCCTGCAACTGGCGATTGCGCAACGGCAGCCGCCACCGGGCCTGATTGCCCACTCTGACCGCGGCAGCCAGTACGCCGGCGTTGCCTATCAGAGTCTGCTGGCGCGGCACGGCATGCACTGCAGCATGAGTCGCAAGGGGAACTGTTGGGACAACGCCGTGATGGAGCGCTTCTTCCTGAACCTGAAGATGGAGCGCGTCTGGCGCAAGGATTACGCCAATCATGGCGAGGCGATCAAGGACATCACGGACTACATCATGCGCTTCTACAACAGGACACGGTTGCACTCGACACTAGGCTACCTGGCTCCGAATCAATACGAGCTGAAGGCCGCCTGA
- a CDS encoding acyl-CoA thioesterase: protein MNFHTRKWVKPEDLNPNGTLFGGSLLRWIDEEAAIYAIVQLGNQRVVTKYMSEINFVSASRQGDIIELGITATEFGRTSITLRCEVRNKITRKSILTVDRMVFVNLGEDGLPAPHGRTKIKYIDDQFDTALE from the coding sequence ATGAATTTCCATACCCGCAAATGGGTGAAACCTGAAGACCTCAACCCCAATGGCACTCTGTTCGGTGGCAGCCTGCTGCGCTGGATCGATGAAGAGGCGGCGATCTACGCCATCGTCCAGCTGGGCAACCAGCGCGTGGTCACCAAGTACATGTCCGAGATCAACTTCGTCAGTGCCTCGCGCCAGGGCGACATCATCGAGCTGGGCATCACCGCCACCGAGTTCGGCCGCACCTCGATCACCCTGCGCTGCGAAGTGCGCAACAAGATCACCCGCAAGAGCATCCTGACCGTCGACCGCATGGTCTTCGTCAACCTGGGCGAAGACGGCCTGCCGGCACCCCATGGGCGGACGAAGATCAAGTACATCGACGATCAATTCGACACTGCCTTGGAGTGA
- a CDS encoding adenosylhomocysteinase — translation MSAVDMPAGFSDFKVADISLAGWGRREIIIAESEMPALMGLRRKYQGEQPLKGARILGCIHMTIQTAVLIETLTALGAEVRWSSCNIFSTQDQAAAAIAAAGIPVFAWKGETEQEYEWCIEQTILKDGQPWDANMVLDDGGDLTEILHHKYPAMLDKIHGVTEETTTGVHRLLDMLAKGELKVPAINVNDSVTKSKNDNKYGCRHSLNDAIKRGTDHLLSGKQALVIGYGDVGKGSAQSLRQEGMIVKVTEVDPICAMQACMDGYEVVSPFKDGINTGTEEGINRDLLGRIDLIVTTTGNVNVCDANMLKALKKRAVVCNIGHFDNEIDTAFMRKHWAWEEVKPQVHKIHRTGHGDFDPQNDDYLILLAEGRLVNLGNATGHPSRIMDGSFANQVLAQIFLFEQKYADLSAERKAERLTVEVLPKKLDEEVALEMVRGFGGVVTQLTPQQAEYIGVTVEGPFKPEAYRY, via the coding sequence ATGAGCGCTGTAGACATGCCCGCAGGTTTTTCCGATTTCAAGGTCGCCGACATTTCCCTGGCCGGCTGGGGCCGTCGCGAGATCATCATCGCCGAATCGGAAATGCCCGCATTGATGGGCCTGCGCCGCAAGTACCAGGGTGAACAACCGCTCAAGGGCGCGCGCATCCTCGGCTGCATCCACATGACCATCCAGACCGCCGTGCTGATCGAGACCCTGACCGCGCTGGGCGCCGAAGTCCGCTGGTCGTCCTGCAACATCTTCTCGACCCAGGACCAGGCCGCCGCCGCCATCGCTGCCGCCGGTATCCCGGTGTTCGCCTGGAAAGGCGAGACCGAGCAGGAGTACGAGTGGTGCATCGAGCAGACCATCCTCAAGGACGGTCAGCCTTGGGACGCCAACATGGTTCTGGACGACGGCGGTGACCTGACCGAGATCCTGCACCACAAGTACCCGGCCATGCTGGACAAGATCCACGGCGTGACCGAAGAGACCACCACCGGCGTGCACCGCCTGCTGGACATGCTGGCCAAGGGCGAGCTGAAGGTCCCGGCGATCAACGTCAACGACTCGGTCACCAAGAGCAAGAACGACAACAAGTACGGTTGCCGTCACAGCCTCAACGACGCCATCAAGCGCGGCACCGACCACCTGCTGTCGGGCAAGCAGGCCCTGGTGATCGGCTACGGCGACGTGGGCAAGGGCTCGGCCCAGTCCCTGCGTCAGGAAGGCATGATCGTCAAGGTCACCGAAGTCGACCCGATCTGCGCCATGCAGGCGTGCATGGACGGCTACGAAGTGGTCTCGCCGTTCAAGGACGGCATCAACACCGGCACCGAAGAAGGCATCAACCGTGACCTGCTCGGCCGCATCGACCTGATCGTCACCACCACCGGTAACGTCAACGTCTGCGACGCGAACATGCTCAAGGCGCTGAAGAAGCGTGCCGTGGTCTGCAACATCGGCCACTTCGACAACGAGATCGACACCGCCTTCATGCGCAAGCACTGGGCGTGGGAAGAGGTCAAGCCGCAGGTGCACAAGATCCACCGCACCGGCCATGGCGACTTCGATCCACAGAACGACGACTACCTGATCCTGCTGGCCGAAGGCCGCCTGGTGAACCTGGGCAACGCCACGGGCCACCCGAGCCGGATCATGGACGGCTCGTTCGCCAACCAGGTACTGGCCCAGATCTTCCTGTTCGAGCAGAAGTACGCCGACCTGTCGGCCGAGCGCAAGGCCGAGCGCCTGACCGTCGAAGTCCTGCCGAAGAAGCTCGACGAAGAAGTGGCCCTGGAGATGGTGCGCGGCTTCGGCGGCGTGGTCACCCAGCTGACCCCGCAGCAGGCCGAGTACATCGGCGTGACCGTCGAAGGTCCGTTCAAGCCGGAAGCGTACCGCTACTAA
- a CDS encoding 5,10-methylenetetrahydrofolate reductase produces MSEKRSYSFEFFPTKTEAGHEKLMGVARQLATLNPEFFSCTYGAGGSTRDRTLNTVLQLEHEVKIPAAPHLSCVGDSKAELRALLEQYQQAGIQRIVALRGDLPSGMGMSYGELRYASDLVEFIRQETGDHFRLEVAAYPEMHPQARDFESDLNNFVRKVKAGADSAITQYFFNADSYFHFVERVQKMGVDIPLIPGIMPITNYSKLARFSDACGADIPRWIRKQLEAYGDDVRSIQAFGEEVITRMCEQLLAGGAPGLHFYTLNQAEASTAIWNNLQLPR; encoded by the coding sequence ATGTCAGAAAAACGCAGTTACAGCTTCGAGTTCTTCCCCACCAAGACCGAAGCCGGCCATGAAAAACTGATGGGCGTCGCCCGCCAGCTGGCCACGCTGAACCCTGAATTCTTCTCCTGCACCTATGGTGCCGGTGGCTCCACCCGTGACCGTACCCTCAACACCGTGTTGCAACTGGAACACGAAGTGAAGATCCCGGCCGCGCCCCACCTGTCCTGCGTGGGCGACAGCAAGGCCGAATTGCGCGCCCTGCTCGAGCAGTACCAGCAGGCCGGCATCCAGCGCATCGTCGCCCTGCGCGGCGACCTGCCATCGGGCATGGGCATGTCGTACGGCGAACTGCGCTACGCCAGCGACCTGGTGGAATTCATTCGCCAGGAAACCGGTGATCACTTCCGTCTGGAAGTGGCGGCCTACCCGGAGATGCACCCGCAGGCCCGCGACTTCGAAAGCGACCTGAACAACTTCGTGCGCAAGGTCAAGGCCGGAGCCGACAGCGCGATCACCCAGTACTTCTTCAACGCCGACAGCTACTTCCATTTCGTCGAGCGCGTGCAGAAGATGGGCGTGGACATTCCACTGATCCCGGGCATCATGCCGATCACCAACTACAGCAAGCTGGCACGCTTCTCCGACGCGTGCGGTGCCGACATCCCGCGCTGGATTCGCAAGCAGCTCGAAGCCTATGGCGACGACGTGCGCAGCATCCAGGCCTTCGGCGAAGAGGTGATCACACGCATGTGCGAACAGCTGCTCGCAGGCGGTGCGCCGGGCTTGCACTTCTATACGCTCAACCAGGCCGAGGCCAGCACGGCCATCTGGAACAACCTGCAGTTGCCGCGTTGA
- a CDS encoding amino acid ABC transporter substrate-binding protein, with the protein MPHFARLLWIALLVLLSTVAHAERVRIVSDDWAPYVHLQAGQPAGVHQRLVTEVFRRLGIEVDWQFMPWRRCLAMVEQGQADGILDVLRTPARERYLVYAPEPLSQVEFVLFQSRERPHPAQRLEDLAGLSIGTSPDYDYGEAFNTSTLFRRETAQTHEANFGKLLRGRIDMLVTDRRVGHYLIQQMGIADSVEMLPLLIHRRPQYLALGRRPGAERLAQRFAEALQRVRQEPGFQALELPEYAHALPGAIEQQDSGTP; encoded by the coding sequence ATGCCACACTTCGCACGTCTTCTCTGGATTGCCCTGCTCGTTCTGCTGAGTACGGTCGCCCACGCCGAGCGCGTGCGCATCGTCAGCGACGATTGGGCGCCCTATGTCCATTTGCAGGCCGGCCAGCCAGCAGGCGTCCACCAACGTCTCGTGACCGAGGTCTTCCGTCGTCTCGGCATCGAGGTGGACTGGCAGTTCATGCCGTGGCGCCGTTGCCTGGCCATGGTCGAGCAAGGTCAGGCCGATGGCATACTGGACGTGCTCAGGACGCCAGCGCGTGAGCGCTACCTGGTGTATGCGCCCGAGCCGCTTTCACAGGTCGAATTCGTCCTGTTCCAGTCGCGCGAGCGCCCTCATCCGGCGCAGCGCCTGGAAGACCTCGCCGGACTCTCGATCGGAACCTCGCCCGACTATGACTATGGCGAGGCCTTCAACACCTCCACGCTCTTTCGCCGGGAAACGGCGCAGACCCACGAAGCCAATTTTGGCAAATTGTTGCGCGGACGCATCGACATGCTGGTCACGGACCGCCGTGTCGGGCACTATCTGATCCAGCAGATGGGCATCGCCGACTCGGTCGAGATGTTGCCCCTGCTGATCCACCGTCGTCCCCAGTACCTGGCATTGGGGCGTCGGCCCGGCGCTGAACGATTGGCGCAGCGGTTTGCCGAAGCGTTGCAGCGCGTGCGGCAGGAGCCTGGTTTCCAGGCACTCGAACTGCCCGAGTATGCCCATGCGCTTCCTGGTGCCATTGAGCAGCAGGACAGCGGCACACCCTGA
- a CDS encoding DEAD/DEAH box helicase, whose product MSFASLGLSEALVRAIEAAGYTQPTPVQQRAIPAVLQGRDLMVAAQTGTGKTGGFALPILERLFPEGHPDKSQRHGPRQPRVLVLTPTRELAAQVHDSFKLYARDLKFVSACIFGGVGMNPQVQAMAKGVDVLVACPGRLLDLAGQGSVDLSRVEILVLDEADRMLDMGFIHDVKKVLARLPAKRQNLLFSATFSKDITELADKLLHNPERIEVTPPNTTVERIEQRVYRLASSHKRALLAHLITLGAWEQVLVFTRTKHGANRLAEYLEKHGLTAAAIHGNKSQNARTKALADFKANSVRVLVATDIAARGLDIDQLPHVVNFELPNVEEDYVHRIGRTGRAGRSGEAISLVAPDEEKLLKSIERVTRQRIPDGDWMGFDASQVEAEKPEVRERQPQGRGGRNQPRSDDAGGRKDKGKDKGKARQGTAKTSSEKTDRTERSDKPAAEGRPARKPRDNKPRQPASGKPQDSAPAARADRDPEVFLDDDVDNFGNRADYVSPYQNRNQGRNRGKSGGGQGQGQGAPRTPAGGQGRGTSAPRSGGGGANSGDKRPRNNGGARRDNAQGRNRPAGGRDDLNRQEPAVRSPRESQNQPVIIRKESKLDRYPTPEQLDDAPGRPRGERPALLTRKG is encoded by the coding sequence ATGTCCTTCGCCTCCCTCGGTCTCTCCGAGGCTCTAGTCCGCGCTATCGAGGCTGCGGGCTACACCCAGCCGACCCCCGTGCAACAGCGGGCGATTCCCGCCGTGTTGCAAGGCCGTGACCTGATGGTCGCCGCCCAGACAGGGACAGGTAAGACCGGCGGCTTCGCCCTGCCGATTCTCGAGCGCCTGTTCCCGGAGGGTCATCCGGACAAATCGCAACGTCACGGCCCGCGCCAGCCGCGCGTGCTGGTCCTGACACCGACCCGCGAACTCGCGGCGCAGGTGCATGACAGCTTCAAGCTCTACGCCCGCGACCTCAAGTTCGTCAGCGCCTGCATCTTCGGCGGTGTCGGCATGAACCCGCAGGTGCAAGCCATGGCCAAGGGCGTGGACGTGCTGGTCGCCTGTCCGGGCCGCCTGCTCGACCTGGCCGGCCAAGGCAGCGTCGACCTCTCGCGCGTCGAGATCCTGGTGCTCGACGAAGCCGACCGCATGCTCGACATGGGCTTCATCCATGACGTGAAGAAGGTCCTGGCCCGCCTCCCGGCCAAGCGTCAGAACCTGCTGTTCTCGGCGACCTTCTCCAAGGACATCACCGAGCTGGCCGACAAGCTGCTGCACAACCCCGAGCGCATCGAAGTCACCCCGCCGAACACCACGGTCGAGCGCATCGAGCAGCGGGTCTACCGCCTGGCCTCCAGCCACAAGCGCGCTCTGCTGGCGCACCTGATCACCCTGGGTGCCTGGGAACAGGTGCTGGTGTTCACCCGCACCAAGCACGGCGCCAACCGCCTGGCCGAATACCTCGAGAAGCACGGCCTGACCGCCGCGGCGATCCACGGCAACAAGAGCCAGAACGCGCGTACCAAGGCGCTGGCCGACTTCAAGGCCAACAGCGTACGTGTCCTGGTCGCCACCGACATCGCCGCACGCGGCCTGGACATCGACCAGCTGCCCCACGTGGTGAACTTCGAGCTGCCGAACGTCGAGGAAGACTACGTGCACCGTATCGGCCGTACCGGTCGTGCGGGGCGTTCTGGTGAGGCCATCTCGTTGGTGGCACCGGACGAAGAGAAGCTGCTCAAGAGCATCGAGCGCGTCACCCGCCAGCGCATCCCCGATGGCGACTGGATGGGCTTCGATGCCAGCCAGGTCGAAGCCGAGAAGCCGGAAGTCCGTGAACGCCAGCCGCAAGGCCGTGGCGGGCGCAACCAGCCGCGCAGCGACGATGCCGGCGGGCGCAAGGACAAAGGCAAGGACAAGGGCAAGGCGCGCCAGGGCACTGCCAAGACGTCGAGCGAGAAGACCGACAGGACCGAGCGCAGCGACAAGCCTGCGGCCGAGGGTCGTCCAGCCCGCAAGCCGCGTGACAACAAGCCGCGCCAGCCAGCGTCCGGCAAGCCGCAGGACAGCGCCCCTGCCGCCCGGGCCGACCGCGATCCGGAAGTCTTCCTGGACGACGATGTCGACAACTTCGGCAACCGCGCCGATTACGTCAGCCCTTACCAGAACCGCAACCAGGGCCGTAACCGCGGTAAATCCGGTGGCGGTCAGGGCCAGGGGCAAGGCGCACCGCGCACGCCCGCAGGCGGTCAGGGTCGTGGAACGAGCGCCCCTCGCAGCGGCGGTGGTGGTGCGAACAGCGGCGACAAGCGTCCGCGCAACAACGGTGGCGCGCGTCGTGACAACGCCCAGGGGCGCAATCGACCTGCCGGTGGCCGTGACGACCTGAACCGGCAGGAGCCGGCGGTCCGCAGCCCACGTGAGTCGCAGAACCAGCCCGTGATCATCCGCAAGGAATCCAAGCTCGACCGTTACCCGACGCCCGAGCAGCTGGATGACGCCCCAGGGCGTCCACGGGGTGAGCGTCCGGCTCTGCTGACCCGCAAGGGCTGA
- a CDS encoding cytochrome B, which translates to MQLRNTPSRYGWISIVLHWSVALTVFSLFALGLWMVDLDYYDPWRKAGPDLHKSIGLTLLAVMLVRVVWRFLSPPPPALPSHGGFTRVAAKAGHLALYLGLFAVMLAGYLISTADGVGIPVFGLFEVPALVSNLPDQADTAGTVHLYLAWGLVIFAGLHGLAALKHHFIDRDATLLRMLGRKA; encoded by the coding sequence ATGCAACTGCGTAATACACCTTCTCGGTATGGTTGGATCAGCATCGTGCTGCACTGGAGCGTAGCGCTCACGGTGTTCAGCCTGTTCGCACTGGGTCTGTGGATGGTCGATCTGGACTATTACGATCCTTGGCGCAAGGCGGGGCCTGACCTGCACAAGAGCATTGGCCTGACCCTGCTGGCCGTCATGCTGGTGCGAGTGGTGTGGCGCTTTCTCAGCCCGCCCCCGCCGGCACTGCCCAGCCACGGCGGCTTTACCCGTGTCGCGGCCAAGGCCGGGCACCTGGCGCTGTACCTGGGGCTGTTCGCGGTCATGCTGGCCGGTTACCTGATTTCCACCGCCGATGGCGTCGGCATCCCAGTGTTCGGCCTGTTCGAGGTGCCGGCACTGGTCAGCAACCTGCCCGACCAGGCCGACACGGCGGGTACCGTTCACCTTTACCTGGCCTGGGGCCTGGTGATCTTCGCTGGCCTGCATGGGCTGGCTGCACTCAAACATCATTTCATCGACCGGGATGCGACCTTGCTTCGTATGCTCGGCCGCAAGGCTTGA
- a CDS encoding amine oxidase: MAGGWLRVCALLVIGMSGSVALAQDKTAIVVGGGLAGLAAAVELQDKGWQVTVLEAKPSVGGRSGLATSEWIGKDKVQPVLNHYLDRFKLQTLPAPEFVRTPGYLIDGEYVSSADLAVKQPATAEAIKRYEKTLDDLARSIDDPLDPKATSTLFALDQITVSSWLDKLQLPATARQLINQQIRTRYDEPSRLSLLYFAQQARVYRGVDDRDLRASRLPGGSPVLAQAFVKQIKTLKTTSPVSSINQDKDGVTVKVGGVGYRADYVVMAVPLRALAKIQVTPGLDNQHVSAIKATNYGWRDQLLLKFKKPVWESRARMSGEIYSNAGLGMLWIEPALKGGANVVINLSGDNARLLQAFGDKQMVDQVLIRFHAFYPQARGAFSGYEVRRYSTDANTAGAYLAYGPGQISKYWRLWERPVQRIAFAGEHTDALYPGTLEGALRSGQRAASQVQDLAAGKSFDPVKAAPVAAAAAAGAAKASAAQGEGGFFSKLFGGWGTSSQTPKTVQPTPAPAASGKAADAQPEKPGFFKRLFHWGGTTPAPAPAPTPEPAPVVPETKVESPASAPAPAVQTPAPAVAAPKAASGKAAPSHVKTPAKTAPAKHPAPHKATAPATHKAPAKPTKHTPPSKGSPAPVN, encoded by the coding sequence ATGGCTGGTGGTTGGCTGCGCGTGTGCGCGTTGTTAGTGATTGGCATGTCGGGCAGCGTTGCGCTGGCCCAGGACAAGACTGCGATCGTGGTCGGAGGCGGGCTGGCAGGCCTGGCCGCCGCCGTCGAACTGCAGGACAAGGGCTGGCAGGTGACCGTGCTCGAGGCCAAGCCCAGCGTGGGTGGACGTTCGGGCCTGGCCACCAGCGAGTGGATCGGCAAGGACAAGGTCCAGCCGGTGCTCAACCACTACCTGGATCGGTTCAAGCTGCAGACCCTGCCGGCGCCGGAATTCGTGCGCACGCCAGGCTACCTGATCGATGGCGAGTACGTGAGCAGCGCCGACCTGGCGGTCAAGCAGCCGGCCACGGCCGAGGCCATCAAGCGCTACGAGAAGACCCTGGACGATCTGGCCCGCTCGATCGACGACCCCCTGGACCCCAAGGCCACCAGCACCCTGTTCGCCCTGGACCAGATCACCGTGTCCAGCTGGCTCGACAAGCTGCAACTGCCTGCCACCGCGCGGCAGTTGATCAACCAGCAGATCCGCACCCGCTACGACGAGCCTTCGCGCCTGTCGCTGCTGTACTTCGCCCAGCAGGCGCGGGTGTATCGCGGTGTCGATGACCGTGACCTGCGTGCGTCGCGCCTGCCTGGCGGCAGCCCGGTGCTGGCCCAGGCGTTCGTCAAGCAGATCAAGACCCTCAAGACCACCTCGCCGGTCAGTTCGATCAACCAGGACAAGGACGGCGTCACGGTCAAGGTCGGCGGTGTCGGCTACCGGGCGGACTACGTGGTCATGGCCGTGCCACTGCGCGCGCTGGCCAAGATCCAGGTCACCCCCGGGCTGGACAACCAGCACGTGTCGGCGATCAAGGCGACCAACTACGGCTGGCGCGACCAGTTGCTGCTGAAGTTCAAGAAACCCGTGTGGGAAAGTCGCGCGCGCATGTCGGGCGAGATCTACAGCAACGCCGGGCTCGGCATGCTCTGGATCGAGCCGGCGCTCAAGGGCGGTGCGAACGTGGTCATCAACCTGTCGGGCGACAACGCACGCCTGCTGCAGGCCTTCGGCGACAAGCAGATGGTCGACCAGGTGCTGATTCGCTTCCACGCCTTCTACCCGCAGGCGCGCGGTGCGTTCAGCGGCTACGAAGTGCGTCGCTACAGTACCGACGCCAACACCGCCGGTGCCTACCTGGCCTACGGGCCTGGGCAGATCAGCAAGTACTGGCGACTGTGGGAGCGCCCGGTGCAGCGTATCGCTTTTGCCGGTGAGCACACCGATGCGCTGTACCCAGGCACGCTGGAAGGCGCGCTGCGCAGTGGCCAGCGCGCCGCCAGCCAGGTACAGGACCTGGCGGCGGGCAAGTCCTTCGACCCGGTCAAGGCCGCACCGGTCGCCGCGGCTGCCGCTGCTGGCGCGGCCAAGGCATCGGCTGCGCAAGGCGAGGGTGGATTCTTCTCCAAACTGTTCGGCGGTTGGGGCACGTCTTCCCAGACACCGAAAACGGTCCAGCCTACCCCTGCACCGGCAGCGTCCGGCAAGGCCGCTGACGCCCAGCCGGAGAAGCCCGGCTTCTTCAAGCGTCTGTTCCACTGGGGCGGGACGACCCCGGCGCCGGCGCCTGCACCAACGCCTGAACCGGCACCTGTTGTGCCCGAGACCAAGGTCGAGTCGCCCGCGAGCGCCCCGGCGCCTGCTGTCCAGACGCCCGCGCCTGCCGTTGCAGCCCCCAAGGCAGCCTCTGGCAAAGCCGCGCCAAGTCATGTGAAGACGCCGGCCAAGACCGCGCCGGCCAAGCATCCTGCCCCGCACAAGGCGACCGCGCCAGCGACCCACAAGGCGCCGGCCAAACCCACGAAGCACACCCCGCCCAGCAAGGGTTCACCCGCTCCGGTGAACTGA
- a CDS encoding adenosylmethionine-8-amino-7-oxononanoate aminotransferase gives MGLNQQWMQRDLEVLWHPCTQMKDHERLPLIPIKRGEGVWLEDFEGKRYLDAVSSWWVNVFGHANPRINQRIKDQVDQLEHVILAGFSHQPVIELSERLVALTPAGLDRVFYADNGSSCIEVALKMSFHYWLNRGQPEKKRFVTLSNSYHGETIAAMSVGDVPLFTETYKALLLDTIKVPSPDCYLRPEGMSWEAHSRNLFAVMEQTLAEHHASIAAVIVEPLIQGAGGMRMYHPVYLRLLREACDRYGVHLIHDEIAVGFGRTGTMFACEQAGIRPDFLCLSKALTGGYLPLAACLTTDDVYQAFYDDYPTLRAFLHSHSYTGNPLACAAALATLDIFEQDQVIEANKALAARMASATAHLVDHPHVAEVRQTGMALAIEMVRDKAGKVAYPWQERRGLKVFEHALTRGALLRPLGSVVYFLPPYVITPEQIDFLAEVATEGIDLATRERISVSVPEGFHPDFRDPG, from the coding sequence ATGGGCCTCAATCAACAGTGGATGCAACGTGACCTCGAGGTCCTGTGGCATCCCTGCACGCAGATGAAAGACCACGAGCGGCTGCCGCTGATCCCGATCAAGCGCGGCGAGGGGGTGTGGCTGGAAGACTTCGAGGGCAAGCGCTACCTGGACGCGGTGAGCTCCTGGTGGGTCAATGTCTTCGGGCATGCCAACCCGCGCATCAACCAACGCATCAAGGACCAGGTCGACCAGCTCGAACACGTCATCCTGGCCGGCTTCAGCCATCAGCCGGTGATCGAGCTGTCCGAGCGCCTGGTGGCCCTGACGCCCGCGGGCCTGGACCGGGTCTTCTATGCCGACAACGGCTCCTCGTGCATCGAGGTGGCGCTGAAGATGAGCTTTCATTACTGGCTCAACCGTGGCCAGCCGGAGAAGAAGCGTTTCGTCACCTTGAGCAACAGCTACCATGGCGAAACCATCGCCGCCATGTCGGTGGGCGACGTGCCGCTGTTCACCGAAACCTACAAGGCTTTGCTGCTGGACACGATCAAGGTGCCCAGCCCGGACTGCTACCTGCGGCCCGAGGGCATGAGCTGGGAGGCCCATTCGCGCAACCTGTTCGCGGTCATGGAGCAGACCCTGGCCGAGCACCATGCCAGCATCGCCGCCGTGATCGTCGAGCCACTGATCCAGGGGGCCGGTGGCATGCGCATGTACCATCCGGTGTACCTGCGCCTGCTGCGCGAGGCCTGCGACCGCTACGGCGTGCACCTGATCCACGACGAGATCGCCGTCGGCTTCGGCCGTACCGGCACGATGTTCGCCTGCGAACAGGCCGGGATCCGCCCGGACTTCCTCTGCCTGTCCAAGGCCCTGACCGGTGGCTACCTGCCGCTGGCCGCTTGCCTGACCACCGACGACGTCTACCAGGCCTTCTACGACGACTACCCGACGCTGCGCGCCTTCCTGCACTCGCACAGCTATACCGGCAACCCGCTGGCGTGCGCCGCCGCGCTGGCGACCCTGGACATCTTCGAGCAGGACCAGGTGATCGAGGCCAACAAGGCCCTGGCCGCGCGCATGGCCAGCGCCACCGCGCACCTGGTCGATCACCCGCACGTCGCCGAGGTGCGCCAGACCGGCATGGCCTTGGCGATCGAGATGGTCCGTGACAAAGCCGGCAAGGTGGCCTACCCCTGGCAGGAACGGCGCGGCCTGAAGGTCTTCGAACATGCCCTGACCCGTGGCGCCCTGCTGCGGCCGCTGGGCAGCGTGGTCTACTTCCTGCCGCCCTACGTGATCACGCCGGAGCAGATCGACTTCCTGGCCGAGGTGGCCACCGAAGGCATCGATCTGGCCACCCGCGAGCGGATCAGCGTGAGCGTGCCCGAGGGCTTCCACCCTGACTTCCGCGACCCAGGCTGA